In Streptomyces sp. P3, one DNA window encodes the following:
- a CDS encoding DUF6126 family protein translates to MSDIEEKFPRTLWIRLIIYIAVGHLLAGFLWLLFEVGAKQ, encoded by the coding sequence ATGAGCGACATCGAGGAGAAGTTCCCCCGCACCCTCTGGATCCGGCTGATCATCTACATCGCCGTGGGACATCTCCTCGCGGGGTTCCTCTGGCTGCTGTTCGAGGTGGGCGCCAAGCAGTAG
- a CDS encoding tyrosine-protein phosphatase, producing MTQQIPSTEPELAGVRNFRDVGGLPTVDGRRVRHGVLFRSGHLAHATDEDAAFLAGLGLHTVFDFRNAADQRLEGPDVELPGVRNVNLPLSDPADGAEFWKMVRDGEIDQLRGILGDGRAAGRMISSYRRIVTERTAEHSQVLHALAEDSVPALMHCAAGKDRAGLSVAVTLLAVGVEREAILDDYLQSNAKHRRYKVRRSATSAAAYSPEVMELLDPLFDARAEYLEAAFETVQQTWGGVDAYLEQGLGVSPETRARLRERLLD from the coding sequence GTGACGCAGCAGATCCCGTCGACCGAGCCCGAGCTGGCCGGCGTGCGCAACTTCCGGGACGTGGGGGGTCTGCCGACCGTCGACGGCCGGCGCGTGCGCCACGGTGTGCTGTTCCGCAGCGGCCATCTCGCGCACGCGACCGACGAGGACGCCGCGTTCCTCGCCGGCCTGGGCCTGCACACCGTCTTCGACTTCCGCAACGCCGCGGACCAGAGGCTGGAGGGCCCGGACGTCGAGCTGCCGGGCGTGCGCAACGTGAACCTGCCCCTGTCGGACCCGGCGGACGGCGCCGAGTTCTGGAAGATGGTGCGGGACGGCGAGATCGACCAGCTGCGCGGGATCCTCGGAGACGGCAGGGCGGCCGGCCGGATGATCTCCTCCTACCGCAGGATCGTCACGGAGCGCACGGCAGAGCACTCACAGGTGCTGCACGCGCTCGCCGAGGACAGCGTGCCGGCGCTGATGCACTGCGCGGCGGGCAAGGACCGCGCGGGCCTGTCCGTCGCGGTGACACTGCTCGCCGTGGGCGTGGAGCGCGAGGCGATCCTCGACGACTACCTGCAGTCCAACGCCAAGCACCGCCGCTACAAGGTGCGCCGCAGCGCCACCTCGGCCGCGGCCTACTCCCCCGAGGTCATGGAACTGCTCGACCCCCTCTTCGACGCCCGCGCGGAGTACCTCGAGGCGGCCTTCGAGACCGTGCAGCAGACCTGGGGCGGCGTCGACGCCTATCTGGAGCAGGGCCTCGGCGTCTCCCCCGAGACCCGCGCCCGACTGCGCGAGCGGCTCCTGGACTGA
- a CDS encoding aspartate aminotransferase family protein, whose protein sequence is MTTEFDLGALLAERGAERYELHGRYLNHQLPRMLHTIGFDKVYERGEGAYFWDAEGHDYLDMLAGFGVMGLGRHHPVVRKALHDVLDAGLADLTRFDCQPLPGLLAEKLLAHSPHLDRAFFGNSGTEAVETALKFARYATGRPRILYCDHAFHGLTTGSLSVNGEPGFRDGFAPLLPDTAVPLGDLDALAREVKKGDVAALVVEPVQGKGVHEAPPGYLRAAQELLHRHKALLIADEVQTGLGRTGDFYAYQHEEGVEPDLVCVAKALSGGYVPVGATLGKDWIFKKVYSSMDRVLVHSASFGSNAQAMAAGLAVLSVMENEQIVANARATGDLLRTRLAALVDTYELLADVRGRGLMIGIEFGKPRSLKLRGRWTMLQAARKGLFAQMVVVPLLQRHRILTQVSGDHLEVIKLIPPLIVGEREVDRFVDAFTAVMDDAHSGGGLMWDFSKTLVKQAVANR, encoded by the coding sequence ATGACCACGGAGTTCGACCTCGGCGCGCTGCTGGCCGAGCGCGGGGCCGAGCGCTACGAGCTGCACGGCAGGTATCTCAACCACCAACTGCCGCGCATGCTGCACACCATCGGCTTCGACAAGGTCTACGAGCGGGGCGAGGGCGCCTACTTCTGGGACGCCGAGGGCCACGACTACCTGGACATGCTCGCCGGGTTCGGGGTCATGGGTCTCGGCCGTCACCACCCCGTCGTCCGCAAGGCGCTGCACGACGTCCTCGACGCGGGGCTCGCCGACCTCACCCGTTTCGACTGCCAGCCGCTGCCGGGGCTGCTGGCCGAGAAGCTGCTCGCGCACAGCCCCCACCTGGACCGGGCGTTCTTCGGCAACAGCGGCACCGAAGCCGTGGAGACGGCGCTGAAGTTCGCCCGGTACGCCACCGGCCGGCCCAGGATCCTGTACTGCGACCACGCCTTCCACGGGCTCACCACGGGCTCGCTGTCGGTGAACGGCGAGCCGGGGTTCCGGGACGGCTTCGCCCCGCTGCTGCCCGACACGGCGGTCCCCCTCGGCGATCTCGACGCGCTGGCCCGCGAGGTGAAGAAGGGCGACGTCGCCGCCCTGGTCGTCGAGCCGGTCCAGGGCAAGGGCGTCCACGAGGCGCCGCCGGGCTATCTGCGCGCCGCGCAGGAGCTGCTGCACCGCCACAAGGCGCTGCTCATCGCGGACGAGGTGCAGACGGGCCTCGGGCGCACCGGCGACTTCTACGCCTACCAGCACGAGGAGGGGGTCGAACCGGACCTCGTGTGCGTGGCCAAGGCGCTGTCCGGCGGCTATGTGCCGGTCGGGGCCACCCTCGGCAAGGACTGGATCTTCAAGAAGGTCTACTCCTCGATGGACCGGGTGCTGGTGCACTCGGCGAGCTTCGGCTCCAACGCGCAGGCCATGGCTGCCGGGCTCGCCGTGCTGTCCGTCATGGAGAACGAGCAGATCGTGGCGAACGCCCGGGCCACCGGCGACCTGCTCAGAACAAGGCTGGCGGCCCTCGTCGACACGTACGAACTGCTGGCCGACGTCCGCGGCCGGGGTCTGATGATCGGCATCGAGTTCGGAAAGCCCAGATCGCTGAAGCTGCGCGGCCGCTGGACGATGCTCCAGGCGGCCCGCAAGGGGCTCTTCGCGCAGATGGTGGTCGTGCCGCTGCTGCAGCGCCACCGGATCCTCACCCAGGTCTCCGGCGACCATCTGGAAGTGATCAAGCTGATCCCGCCGTTGATCGTCGGGGAGCGGGAGGTGGACCGGTTCGTCGACGCCTTCACCGCGGTGATGGACGACGCGCACAGCGGCGGCGGACTGATGTGGGACTTCAGCAAGACCCTGGTCAAACAGGCGGTCGCCAACCGCTGA
- a CDS encoding helix-turn-helix domain-containing protein produces MSSTESGHPAEQSEALSAVAPQLHDLRRRAALTLEAAARAAGLSPAHLSRLETGRRQPSLPMLLALARVYGTTVSELLGETAADRDAVVRAAAIEPTRAGGWTYWQTGASGRAMQALRVHVPHGAQGDIVRVHPGEEWLHVLRGRLRLRLADAAELLGPGDSAHFDSLTPHRIAAQDADGVELLFVHTLLHSPTATMCLGPNPPETGVTS; encoded by the coding sequence ATGAGCTCAACCGAGTCCGGGCACCCGGCGGAACAGAGCGAGGCGCTCTCCGCCGTCGCCCCGCAACTGCATGACCTGCGCCGCCGGGCCGCCCTCACCCTCGAGGCCGCCGCCCGGGCGGCCGGGCTCTCGCCCGCGCATCTCTCCCGGCTGGAGACCGGGCGGCGCCAGCCCTCGCTGCCGATGCTGCTCGCTCTCGCCCGGGTCTACGGTACGACGGTCTCTGAGCTGCTCGGCGAGACGGCCGCCGACCGGGACGCCGTCGTGCGCGCCGCCGCCATCGAGCCGACCCGCGCCGGCGGCTGGACGTACTGGCAGACCGGCGCCTCCGGGCGGGCGATGCAGGCCCTGCGGGTCCACGTGCCGCACGGGGCGCAGGGGGACATCGTGCGGGTGCACCCGGGCGAGGAATGGCTGCACGTGCTGCGCGGGCGGCTGCGGCTGCGGCTGGCGGACGCCGCGGAGCTGCTCGGGCCCGGTGACAGCGCGCACTTCGACTCGCTCACCCCGCACCGCATCGCCGCCCAGGACGCCGACGGGGTCGAGCTCCTGTTCGTACACACGCTGCTGCACAGCCCCACGGCCACGATGTGCCTGGGCCCGAACCCGCCGGAGACCGGAGTGACGTCATGA
- a CDS encoding alpha-galactosidase, translating into MPEIADAGRTWVLSGPTSSYALHLTEADELVHLHWGPAIALADAEALAALPWSERGASFESPLDGREEYPVEGGPRFVRPALSVRTDERRGTEWTFEAHERDGDELRLRFRDNGLAVTLHYRMRGDVVERWTTLRNEGEQPLELLRADSATWTLPERDDWRLSQLHGRWAAESRLARTPLGHGETVIGSRRGHTGHQHLPWVALDTDAIEERGEVYGCALGWSGSWRIAVARLPDARVQITGGAGYDDSGLLRLAAGDSFTTPVFAGLWSDAGFGGASRAWHAYQRAHVVPDAEQDRPVLFNSWEATYFDISEEQQATLARRAAAIGVELFVVDDGWFGARTGDHAGLGDWQPNPDRFPNGLKPLADYVRALGMQFGIWVEPEMVNPDSDLYRAHPDWVQFQTGRKRTEFRNQLMLNLAREDVREYLWEQLDGLLSSAPIDYVKWDFNRCFTDAGWPDDPYPQRLWVDHVRALYGLLDRLRAAHPGVAFESCSGGGGRVDLGIMSRTDQVWTSDNTDPLDRLDIQHGFSQIHPARVMAAWVTDSPNTQLNGRVSSLRFRFVSAMAGVLGVGGDLAEWSEEELAEARRWVDLYKDIRTIVQQGDLYRLRPPAGGLSAVQYVLGDETVVLAWLQAQRFGEPVPALRLRGLDPTASYECRETGEIHRGAVLLHHGMGTGLRGDLDATVIRLRRI; encoded by the coding sequence ATGCCCGAGATCGCCGACGCCGGCCGCACCTGGGTCCTTTCCGGGCCCACCAGCAGTTATGCCCTCCACCTCACCGAGGCGGACGAACTGGTCCATCTGCACTGGGGCCCGGCCATCGCCCTCGCCGACGCCGAGGCCCTGGCCGCGCTTCCGTGGTCGGAGCGCGGGGCGTCCTTCGAGTCCCCGCTCGACGGCCGTGAGGAGTACCCGGTCGAGGGTGGCCCCCGGTTCGTCCGGCCCGCCCTGTCGGTGCGTACCGACGAGCGTCGCGGCACCGAGTGGACCTTCGAGGCGCACGAGCGGGACGGCGACGAACTGCGGCTGCGCTTCCGGGACAACGGACTCGCCGTCACCCTGCACTACCGGATGCGCGGCGACGTCGTCGAGCGGTGGACGACCCTGCGCAACGAGGGCGAGCAGCCGCTGGAGCTGCTCCGCGCGGACTCGGCCACCTGGACCCTGCCCGAGCGGGACGACTGGCGGCTGTCGCAGCTGCACGGCCGTTGGGCCGCCGAGTCGCGGCTCGCGCGCACCCCGCTCGGCCACGGCGAGACGGTCATCGGCAGCCGTCGCGGCCACACCGGCCACCAGCACCTGCCCTGGGTCGCCCTCGACACCGACGCCATCGAGGAGCGCGGCGAGGTCTACGGCTGTGCCCTCGGCTGGTCGGGATCCTGGCGGATCGCCGTCGCCCGGCTCCCCGACGCGCGCGTGCAGATCACCGGCGGCGCCGGGTACGACGACTCGGGCCTGCTGCGTCTCGCGGCGGGCGACTCCTTCACCACGCCGGTCTTCGCCGGCCTGTGGAGCGACGCCGGCTTCGGCGGGGCGAGCCGCGCCTGGCACGCCTACCAGCGGGCCCATGTCGTCCCGGACGCCGAGCAGGACCGGCCGGTGCTGTTCAACTCCTGGGAGGCCACCTACTTCGACATCTCCGAGGAGCAGCAGGCGACCCTCGCCCGGCGCGCCGCGGCGATCGGCGTCGAGCTCTTCGTGGTGGACGACGGCTGGTTCGGGGCCCGCACCGGCGACCACGCCGGGCTCGGCGACTGGCAGCCCAACCCGGACCGCTTCCCGAACGGGCTGAAGCCCCTCGCCGACTACGTGCGCGCCCTCGGCATGCAGTTCGGCATCTGGGTGGAGCCCGAGATGGTCAACCCGGACAGCGACCTCTACCGGGCGCACCCGGACTGGGTACAGTTCCAAACAGGACGAAAGCGGACGGAGTTCCGTAATCAGCTCATGTTGAACCTCGCGCGTGAAGACGTCCGGGAATACCTCTGGGAACAGCTGGACGGGCTCTTGTCCAGCGCGCCGATCGACTACGTCAAGTGGGACTTCAACCGCTGCTTCACCGACGCCGGCTGGCCGGACGACCCCTACCCGCAACGCCTGTGGGTGGACCACGTACGGGCCCTGTACGGCCTCCTGGACCGGCTGCGGGCGGCCCACCCGGGCGTCGCCTTCGAGTCCTGCTCGGGCGGCGGCGGACGAGTCGACCTGGGGATCATGAGCCGCACCGACCAGGTGTGGACCTCCGACAACACCGACCCGCTGGACCGGCTCGACATCCAGCACGGCTTCAGCCAGATCCACCCCGCCCGGGTCATGGCCGCGTGGGTCACCGACAGCCCCAACACGCAGCTCAACGGGCGGGTCAGCTCGCTGCGCTTCCGGTTCGTCAGCGCGATGGCCGGGGTGCTCGGCGTCGGCGGGGACCTCGCCGAGTGGAGTGAGGAGGAGCTCGCCGAGGCCCGCCGGTGGGTGGACCTCTACAAGGACATCCGGACGATCGTGCAGCAGGGCGACCTGTATCGGCTGCGTCCCCCGGCGGGCGGCCTGAGCGCCGTCCAGTACGTGCTCGGCGACGAGACGGTCGTCCTCGCCTGGCTCCAGGCGCAGCGGTTCGGCGAGCCCGTTCCGGCGCTGCGGCTGCGCGGACTCGACCCGACGGCGTCGTACGAATGCCGTGAAACTGGTGAAATCCACCGAGGTGCGGTGCTTCTGCATCACGGAATGGGCACGGGGCTGCGAGGCGACCTTGATGCGACGGTTATCCGACTGCGTCGCATCTGA
- a CDS encoding LysM peptidoglycan-binding domain-containing M23 family metallopeptidase encodes MPAKGKHRRPKAQRLTRSIAAAGTGGAALALPFMAASGAHAATPESAPQGVSRAVAQTVSQKAAPTAPVTRKSAATTYTVRSGDYLSKIAAEQHVGGGWKKLYQDNREAVGADPSLIHPGLKLSIGAKAASGAPKSSGSSSSSSSAHSFAKSSRSATTSKSPEASKSSSSGSSAKAAAQAAESSASGFTLPVSGATVGTPYHQSGSMWSSGYHTGVDFVVPTGTSLKAVAAGTVVSAGWGGAYGNQVVIKLNDGYYAQYAHLSQLSVSAGQTVGAGQQVGLSGATGNVTGPHLHFEIRTTPDYGSDVDPVAYLRAHGVSVG; translated from the coding sequence ATGCCCGCGAAGGGTAAGCACCGCCGTCCCAAGGCCCAGCGCCTCACCCGTTCCATAGCCGCCGCCGGAACCGGTGGTGCCGCGCTCGCCCTTCCGTTCATGGCCGCCTCCGGCGCCCACGCGGCAACTCCGGAGTCCGCGCCCCAGGGCGTCTCCCGGGCCGTCGCGCAGACGGTTTCCCAAAAGGCCGCGCCGACCGCTCCGGTGACCCGGAAGTCCGCCGCCACGACCTACACCGTGCGCTCCGGCGACTACCTCTCGAAGATCGCGGCCGAGCAGCACGTCGGCGGCGGCTGGAAGAAGCTGTACCAGGACAACCGTGAGGCCGTCGGCGCCGACCCCTCGCTGATCCACCCCGGCCTCAAGCTGTCCATCGGCGCGAAGGCCGCGTCCGGCGCCCCCAAGTCGTCCGGTTCGTCGTCTTCTTCGTCCTCGGCGCACTCCTTCGCGAAGTCCTCGAGGTCCGCGACGACCTCGAAGTCCCCGGAGGCGTCGAAGTCGTCGTCCTCCGGGTCCTCCGCGAAGGCGGCCGCCCAGGCCGCCGAGAGCAGCGCGAGCGGCTTCACCCTGCCCGTGTCCGGCGCGACCGTCGGCACCCCGTACCACCAGTCGGGCAGCATGTGGTCCAGCGGCTACCACACCGGCGTCGACTTCGTCGTCCCGACCGGCACCTCGCTGAAGGCCGTCGCCGCGGGCACCGTCGTCTCCGCGGGATGGGGCGGCGCCTACGGCAACCAGGTCGTCATCAAGCTGAACGACGGCTACTACGCCCAGTACGCCCACCTGTCCCAGCTCTCCGTCTCGGCCGGCCAGACCGTCGGCGCGGGCCAGCAGGTCGGGCTCTCCGGCGCGACGGGCAACGTGACCGGACCGCACCTGCACTTCGAGATCCGCACCACGCCGGACTACGGCTCGGACGTCGACCCGGTCGCCTACCTCCGCGCCCACGGCGTCTCCGTCGGCTGA